One window of the Populus trichocarpa isolate Nisqually-1 chromosome 9, P.trichocarpa_v4.1, whole genome shotgun sequence genome contains the following:
- the LOC7481686 gene encoding protein EXORDIUM-like 5: MSQQSHFSISFFYAFISLLFIHHVLASTRTTPQVQTFNTKPDIINPKLPPRTLSSSKKFEGSSDLVHLRYHMGPVLSSTPINIYLIWYGRWANSQKLLIKDFLNSISPTTVAAKPSVSEWWRTVSLYTDQTGANVSRSILIAGEYTDSAYSHGTGLTRLTIQQVIASAVKSAPFPVDHKNGIYLILTSQDVTMQDFCRAVCGFHYFTFPSMVGYTLPYAWVGNSGKQCPEVCAYPFAVPGYMGGGGPGALKSPNGDVGVDGMISVIGHELAELSSNPLVNAWYAGEDPTAPTEIGDLCEGLYGTGGGGGYTGQVMRDTQGKTFNMNGRRGRKFLVQWIWSPELKACSGPNALD, encoded by the coding sequence ATGTCACAGCAATCCCATTTCTCTATATCATTCTTTTATGCCttcatatcattattatttattcacCATGTCCTTGCTTCTACTAGAACCACTCCACAAGTTCAAACCTTCAACACAAAACCAGACATTATAAACCCAAAACTTCCGCCAAGAACCCTCTCCTCCTCTAAAAAATTTGAGGGATCATCAGATTTAGTCCATCTTCGTTACCATATGGGTCCAGTTCTCTCTTCAACTCCGATAAACATCTACCTTATCTGGTATGGCCGTTGGGCTAATTCTCAAAAACTTCTCATCAAAGACTTCCTCAACTCCATCTCCCCCACCACTGTTGCCGCCAAGCCCTCCGTCTCTGAGTGGTGGCGCACCGTGTCTTTGTACACAGATCAAACTGGAGCTAATGTCTCACGCTCAATACTCATAGCTGGTGAATATACTGATAGTGCTTATTCACATGGGACTGGCTTAACAAGACTTACAATCCAACAAGTGATAGCTTCAGCAGTAAAGTCTGCACCTTTCCCTGTAGATCACAAGAATGGGATCTACCTTATATTGACATCACAAGATGTGACTATGCAAGACTTTTGTAGGGCGGTGTGTGGATTTCATTATTTTACATTTCCATCAATGGTTGGCTACACACTGCCTTATGCTTGGGTTGGTAACTCAGGCAAACAATGTCCCGAAGTATGCGCTTACCCTTTTGCAGTCCCTGGTTACATGGGTGGAGGGGGGCCAGGAGCCTTGAAGTCACCAAATGGGGATGTGGGCGTGGATGGGATGATTAGTGTTATAGGCCATGAGCTCGCAGAATTGTCTTCAAATCCTTTAGTGAATGCTTGGTATGCTGGGGAGGATCCAACAGCACCAACTGAGATAGGGGACTTGTGTGAAGGGTTGTATGGGacaggtggtggtggtgggtaTACAGGGCAGGTTATGAGGGATACGCAAGGTAAGACTTTTAATATGAATGGCAGAAGAGGTAGAAAGTTCTTGGTGCAATGGATCTGGAGCCCTGAGTTGAAGGCATGTTCTGGTCCTAATGCTCTGGACTGA